gcatacttaccttgtttcaatgtaaaaactccatgtaacatgtatcaccgagtgtcaagacacagctgtgaatggccacagctggatttttgggggatcttatgggtgaaacatggtaatataacaagggtcgcgatgcagaaattgcagacatcaaggagtggtcaagattttcattttcataaatttacctttttaaacttttttttttcttttttttattcaatttttctttgtttggatcgaatatttatcatctcaaatattggggaaaatgcgacagtaatggaaaaaaaatacaattaagcgatagttatgaggtagatatccgtgacttttttacggacactaattttttcattttgacgtaatttgtttaaaagtttaaaatatgcgagtaaataattttttaaagtcgtttttttttttctttttttaacaaaatattagacatcaattgatgattctaacccaaaaatgacaaacatttctaataataaatacgattacttacctttttatggctaggttgaaacaaaagcggttgcgcgacgtctataaatgggggtttccagggtaaaacggacaaattaaaaatagttcagagacttaatgcaccatgaatctgccatggcagcatataaacatattgttccatcaaacacaacagttcttttggcttaaaataaagcactttattttaaagaggggtgcaagagcagaaaccgctTTTTTAGCCTTGCCTGtgttttttgttcatgtgaTACACtgctcgattcaaacctttgttttcaaaaactactaaggaaacattttgaaaaaaatcagaataaatgttgattatttgaacacaaatgatattaacatacacaagaaatacacacttgttaatcatctcttaaatatccaggaatgcaaaaaattaagcatttgtcttaataccactcaaaaatgtctaaataaattaaatatcataaaaaacttcttagtctgggaataacaaaaaataaatgaaaatggaGCCTTGGTTTATGTAAAGCACtactgtttttttcctcaagcacagccaaactcaaaaaaaaaaaaaaaaaaaagaaaggtcctttgGAGTGCTTTAAGActacatgaataaaataaaaatgagaactgGAGAAAAGGGGCTAAACCTTAGTTCACTATGTTTCtttcagtttaattaacattaacagtagaaagcATACAGGAGGATATGTCTCTCAAAGTAGCTTCCTCTTCGTGTTcaagaaattcacacagattaatgttatgctaactctgatgcaggtcggactttcagtagcaaaattagtgttgtGTTCCCCACCTACACAACATTTACGTTTTTACAGTACTAACAGTGGGTGTTGCTGGCGGGAAAACAATTCATATCGATCAGCTTTGAAGGGGCAGAGGaggcgacatgttgtatttctgtcagggggttgggggggcatgagttaatgagtgtgtgtgtgtgtgtgtgtgtgtgtgtgtgttgggggggtcaagtcatcagctaatTAAACATGTGTTTGAGTGGGGGAAAATGGACTGGCGCATTCaggaagtgaaaaggggtccatgtaagtctgaacataattaaaATTCTGTAATTTGGTACTTACTAATGCTTACTACTTACTAATTACTTAATAATGttagggtcagttctatccttacaacatatgggaagacaatctaaactacctatataactgaagtcattatataatgcaaataaggttgcttaaaagttggtggggacaatttgagcatcctaaaaatttagtagtgttatgtccctaccgtccttatGCAAACATACGCCCTCGGATATACTACATATACTTGTGTTGCATGATTGTCACGATTAATATGATTTTCGTCCTCATGTCAAGGCAAAGGAGATCTTGCGAAAGGAGTCCAACGTGCTGGAGTTGAGCTGTCCCGTGACAGTTTGTGGAGATGTTCACGGTCAGTTTTATGACCTGATGGAGCTTTTTAAGATAGGTGGGAAGCCCCCAGACACCAATTACCTCTTCATGGGAGACTATGTGGATAGAGGCTATTATTCAGTGGAGACAGTGACACTCCTTGTTTGTCTAAaggtattaaaaatatatacatatttggcTGCACTATGGGTGCAGTTGTACATTAGATGGAGATTACTCCTGGACAATTGGTTGAGCTGTCAACTTTTGGCTCACAGGTCAGGTTTCGGGAAAGAATCACCATTCTGAGAGGGAACCATGAGACGAGACAGCTCACACACGTGTACGGCTTCTACGACGAGTGTTTGATGAAATATGGAAACAGCAACGTTTGGAAGTACTTTACTGACCTTTTCGATTATCTGCCCTTGACTGCTCTGGTAGATAACCAGGTAAGACTCTACTAGATCCAGGCGAACCACATCAAGGCAATGACCATGAAGTCttatgttttatgttttttagaTTCTATGTCTCCATGGAGGATTGTCTCCTTCAATAGTCACGCTGGAAAACATCAGAGCGATAGATCGCTTGCAGGAAGTTCCGCATGAGGTACAAATGATGTTGCAGTCACTGAGCATCTGGATGCCGGATCTCAATGTGGCtactactaagggtgtaacggtacatgtatttgttttgaaccgttccggtacgtggtgctcggttcggaacggaggcgtaccgaacgagtttctgacgtaacgtaactcttacttttcgaggcttggagttgatcgggttacagtttccttgtgtagattatatttactccatcttttctagtataatgaggaccaacacggtaggacagtataacccaaaaacgtcaacggcgtgacaaagtggccgccgcgagaacgcaatgAAACACGGGCCttaaagtcagtcagccaatgcacaccagttgcggtgcggccgcgtgttagacgcgtcccagaagcggctcaacgcgacgcacgcgaaaagaacgacagagtttattatttattagacgcgaccctcctgcgtcaatactactaccggtagctaggatcgggcagaccggtagTCACTCGTTTAAAAATACGGTGaatctggtcgattttcaaactaatatgcaatcgtaatcccctttttgagtccatcagatctcttgagtggtagatcggggcacagttgacttgtctttgttgatttactgctgtctttgcTGTAATAATAAACGACAcggcccgtgttcaatacaaaaccctcccaccacaacacaacaagtaggaactaatattcacataggaactaaagttatacaacataaaatatacaatataaatgaatactacatcacatttgtaaaatataaacacacaataaaataaataaaagcccatttaaataaaataaattgaaatgagcgaaaacacctgtaattaaataataagaataatacacagatcctgcttacacaattaaatttattaatttctgtgtggcgctttaacttgagaaaatccaccaataaagcttttgaaaaccattcataagaaaaaaaaaagattcattgatacatttcatttgtaaaatacatgttaaaatctttgtcattggcattgcttttctctttagcacaggacttcttttttcttctttctttcagaaagaaagctgaccaatacgtggggtctgaaaggccaattgttgttggattatctttaaattctcgctactttttgagcagaattctagctttatataggctaatgttcctactgttgaaagcacaaaggtgtgtaataaacaactagcacgtaccgcaaatgaaccgaaccgtgacctcaaaaccaatgtacgtaccgaactgagatttttgtgtaccgtgacACCCCTAGCTACTACATTTtctaaattaccaaaaatagtcacttagcTTATGCTCAGAGTTGTCacaagtctaaaaaaaaaatgcttgaattcattgtttttttttttgtcaactttTAAAATATACATGACCAACATTTGTATATTTCCTCCACTATTTTAGGGTCCAATGTGTGATTTGTTATGGTCTGATCCAGACGATCACTATGGATGGGACATTTCTCTCCGTGGAGCTGGTTACACCTTTGGGCAGGACATCTCAGAGACTTTTAACCACGCGAACAGTCTTACTTTGATTTCACGAGCTCACCAGCTGGAGATGGAGGTAAGTGTTGAAATCTTACATAGCGATCAAACCTTTTTACCGTTTTGATTTCTTGATGGATTGTACATGAGACATGTCAGAATAGTTTTATCTGTGAACAGTGTAAGATGATCTTATAACCTCCAGTATTTTCTACTCAGGGCTTCAGCTGGTGTCATGACAAAAATGTCGTGACGATCTTCAGCGCACCAAACTATTGCTATCGATGTGGGAACAAGGCAGCGATCATGGAACTTGAGGACACGCTGAAATGCTCCTTGTAAGTCATTTTTAAGGTGTGTTTCTTTGGAATAGACATTGAattgcgaaaaaaaaagctttttcaaACAGTTTTCCATTTTTTGCCTGCCAGCCAACAGTTTGACCCTGCTCCCCGCAAACAAAAGCCCCATTTTTCCTGGCCATCTCCAGACTACCTCCTCTGACAATCTCAAGCTGGTGACCATTGGCGAACGAATGTGTTCCGCCATACAGATAAAGAACTGGAAGCAGGAGCACTACTGTCATCCACTGCAcataaaaaaaagagtgtctttgCAAAACAATTGTCAATTAGGACCTTTGCGTGAGAGCACTTTGGGCAGTGATGTATGATTATCAGAGACTTGAAATGATTCTGTTCTTTGTGCTGTATTTTTACCCCCGACCACACTGCAGCAGAATGCATAACCTGCAATCGTGCAAATGGGAACAACGGTGAAGATGACGCCATATTTTCCAGGCACTAATGGAGCACAGATGCCTAGGAAAACTTCACTGTGTGGGGATgctaaaaagaacaaaaacacaATGACTGGTTGATACTGTTGATACTTGATACTGCATATCATAtactcataagcggattttaagggggggcctggcccccctggtggccgataagtgtcattgcatgtaattcactttcctatatatataaaagttgtaaagcaataaaactgcaacaaaaattaatgaaatgaacaaaaaatatatatttttataatgggtcaaaattatttttcgagcacattAAACGgtaatttgctttgcatataattaaaaaaaatattagaaaagaaaatattttaatatttctttgattgaaaatatttttttggattgaagcaactttttgggggatcgaatgatttagacacaaatgtcctaatcgtaatatggcccaaacacaaaaatgattgcttcaatcaaagaaaaatttttcaatgaaaaattaagtgttcaaatgcaaaattatcaatctgaaatattttttcgctttcaaaaacttttttttgattgaaatttttacttttttaattgaagtgattttcttttaaaaatattttttgaagcaacttattttttgattgaataataaagacaaaaatgtactagccaaaatgtagcccaaacaaattaacattactgcaatcaaaaaagttgcttcaatcaaaaaaaaaaaaaagtgacttcaatcaaaaaaaaaaaaaaaagaaaaagaaaaatagttttcacgtgcatttgtttgtttttgcacgcaaacatttttttattggagcgacattttttttggttgaaaacatattttgattgaagcaacttttttttattgaagcatttttttgattgaataataaagacaaaaatctacCTTCATATGGCTCCCCCCAGGGGATAAaagttttgactggggtaactacattggcacgacaccggcgggcgtacagtattcaatggatgacgatcttggcaaaaagtattgcctaaacagcctgatttagaattcccctcaagaatgatgggaaacaaaaaacgctcattgtcaacttattaatataaatattgtaagttaattttattgctgacactgcgtttcggggtcatcaacatgttgtgccccccgccccaaaagtcaaactgtaCTTACTATACAGTAAttacatatactgtaatttaCCACATTATGACAATATGACTAGTAGAGTCTATGCATTGGAGAGGCAGAtgatattaatattttatttacagttaCATATGTTAAACACAATAATTatcatttctttaaaaaaaagaagaaaaaaaagaatacagtaattgctaatatttatttttttaattagcaaAAAGTCACTTGCTCAATAAAGGGTTATAAGTCtgaagtgtcaacttttgaacaaaaccaatttattttttatttttccactGGAAATTGTTCTTTTTCTGAAAAGGTGCTGCACTGATTGAACGACTACGAAGTTAGCATGTGTGTCGCAGAATTACCGGAAATCGccttgaaaaataaaagaatcttCAGGAAACCGACAAACAGTTAAGTAAATTTATCTCACACGTTAGCTCGCAATTCGTGTTGTTTGTTGCACAGATGAAGTTAAAAATGATTCCAACACGTTTATCTCCATATTGTTTGGCGCGTTTGTCCTCACTCTTAATTTGTCGTCCGGTTATTTCCGGTGAGGGAGCGTGCGTGATGTGGCCGACTGTGTGCGGTGTTGCCTGCTCGCTAAATTAGCTGGCTGCAGCCTTTCAGGGACATCTCTAACGGAGCACCGGAGCCTTTAGTGCAGTAAGTAATCTATTATTTACAgtctaaataaaatgtttttctgcCTGGCGATAGGGATGCAGAAACCGTGCGTGCGTGTGCGTGCTGAGCTGGTGTGGATGTGGCGCCTCCGTACTAGTTGAATCCTGAACGCACAGCTCCCTGCACCGCCGAATTCATCTTTTCTCGTTCTGACAATTTTTCCCATACATTTTCTGACTGTAAGCACAGTTTTGCTTCAAGAACAGCTCCAGTTTGAACTGGCGTGGTTCAGCTTAGCAGTCAATGTGTTTTGCAGAGAGAGGGAAATAACCCATCTTCTACCTAATGAGAAATATGCCTAAAAATAAGAAAGGTGAAAAATTATGATATTTAATGTACGTAGGCAATTGATGGTTAATGTGTAGCCATGCAGGCCTgctgtgattggctgagagtgAGGGCACAAGCGGCTGAGAGCTTGCAGATCAAAGTTCACCTTCCATAGATCACCTTCATTAGCAATTAAAAGTATTGATTAACGCAGCATGACTCCACCTCACGCTGGATATCATAAAAAAACACAGCCTCAAGCAAGCCGGGCTTTTTTTGTGTGCTCTTCCAACCCGTGAGAGTTTAATTCAATTTAAAGAGCGAACAGCCTCCCTGAAGCGACATATTAGTCTTCATGTGTCAGTCAATCCAGCCAAGCAGCCATGTTTGGTGCAATTCCACTGGGAGTTTCATCATGCTGCAGCAAATCCTTGCAGAGACCTTTTTAAGTTGGGAGCAAAAATGGTTAAAAACCAGATGAGACTGGGAGCAATGAGTATGCACGTCCACAGAACATGTTCATGGCAGTGCAGGCCAGTTTTAACTGGCTGTGCGTGTGTTCATAGCCTGgcacaaattataatgtatgcaCCCATATCTTTAAAATTCTGTGctctcatagacttcataacctattgacatgacacgggaaacggggccgattcgtagggggcctattttcaaaaacttcaacttccaatattttcaaaaccaaagctgctaccgacctaaaaccaaaacagccaCCTACCTTAGCTATATataagtctccatgagcagcggcataaaaaaattaattattttttattagggctgtcaaacgattaaaatttttaatcgagttaagtacagcttaaaaattaaataattgtaattcatcgcaattcaaaccatctataaaatatgccatatttttctgtaaattattattggaatggaaagataagacactagACTGAtggatacattcaacatacagtactcaagtactgtatttgtttattataacaataaatcaacaagatggcattaacattattaacattctcttaaagcgatccatggatagaaagacttgtagttcttaaaagataaatgttagtacaagttatagaaatcatttattaaaactcctcttaatgttttcgttttattaaaatttgtaaaattttcaatcaaaaaataaactagtaggtcgccattgttgatgtcaataattacaccatgctcactcattgtgctgaaacccagaaaatcatgtggacccaagcgccagcagagggcgccaaacaccaaaaaacaagtaacaagcggacattacactgctgtcatttttaatctgtttgagcggggcatgtgcgttaattgcgtcaaatattttaacgtgattaattgaaaaaaaaattaattactgcccgttaacgtgataattttgaaagccctaTTTTTTATATAACGTAACTTGgcaataaaagtctcagattttacactagatgcacaaaaatcaccaaatgcagagataatcaattttcaggatcaatagcaatatttaacataggaactttttttttactgcaagttttcgacagctaataaatcactcagtttaacatcagaaacttaatacttgaggaagaatgcagaatcaattataaataatatgtaaatagattattaataaattctagatacaatcacaacttattatagaatagccttttattatcattatacaataTATACTGTTTGCGAACGAGGGTagtggccgcctgacgtaaacagaccttttctggtgaaaattcttgtgaatgaaatgtttaaatccccaatttctttatcgatatggacgtaaaacagtctcgattcttggttaaaacaaagaaaccgtgcagttagctttcatttcacgtaaatatgtcgaagtacaatgctactctgttagcaaatgaggctaaCGGCCGCATGACgtgaacagagcttttctggagaaaattattgtgtataaatgcttaaatccctgaattctttatagatatggatgtaaatcagtctcgattcttgattaaaagcaaagaaaccgtgcagttagcattcattttacgtttATATGTTGaaatacaatgctactctgttagcaaatgaggctagcggctgcctgacgtaaacagagcttttctggcaaaaattattgtgtataaatgcttaaatccctgaattctttatagatatggatgtaaaacagtctcgattcttggttgaaagcaaaaaaaaaaaaaatgttcatgtagcatttatttcacgtaaatattgccaactatgaggctagtcagttacgaaaaaatggacataaaactgtatcgattctttgttaaaagagcaaaaaactgGGCAATTACACATCttttttacgtatatatgtcgaagaAATGACGCCAATGTCGTAGCagttcccattctcccattgatttttttcacgtttcaaaatgcatgcatggtacgaaaaatacaatatttacttTGAAtcgtcgaacaaatcactcctgtgaatccttcctgtttgtatgcggtacagctttcgtagttctttAAAAACCCAAGCTTGGATCCAGCTTGGACATGAGTGTGTGCCATCTTCGCCTGACTATTCTAAATGtagctcggccccctctgataaggtgtcacgcaaagaatgacaaagTGTAACACCAATAGGTGATGAAGTCCATGGTGCATTGTACATTGAAACCTTACTGAAGACAGGCATAAGTATTCCATTGTAGATCTTGttcttatgtttttttaaattggctgcaACTGATAGTGAATGACGTACAAGCCATTTGGACTACTAatcccctcccagttcaaatgaataggAGGTCTATCTAATGACTAAGTAATTCAAATTCACgatagaaggatgaaaagagccacatgcggctctgGAGCCACAGCTTGAAGGCAtcaatcatcgtcaatggcactgaaagcgtTAACAAGTGTTTATGGCAGGTATGCAAGTTTATTGCTTAATTACATTAACACTGTTGTAAAgacataattacagtacattcacATAAAATATATCTTTTGGCtgtaaatagaaaatacaaattGAGTGGTGTTCTGTATGCAACGTTATTTCATTGTCCCTAAAACGTTTTCCATCAAAAATTGACacgtttttttgaaaaaaaaaaaaaaaaaaatcaaaagtttGTGTTCACATAGGAagctatttttcatttaaaaaatggctaTTTTCTAACCCCACAAAATGTATGATTATTTTGAATGTTACATTTCCACTTTTCAAACGGAATTGCTGAAAATCACTTAAACTTAGTTCTTAGCATCACTATGCCACTAAATGGTGCAAAGCTGCACTTAGCCTGGCATGACACTAAATCCCAGGGttccaaaataaaataatgacaaGAAGAAATTTTGCATTCAGAACACGATTTCACTGTAATCCAAACAATTCTAAGCCAAAAAAATCTACAAAATCAAACAGCAAGAGTTTgttaattttaaacaaaatatgatacAATTTACTAGCGCAGCCTTTTCGTGACATCatttatagggctgcagctatcgattattttagtagtcaactaatcgatgaactagttagttcgaataatcgagttatcGGATAAGGGaaatgaaaaattcaaatacctgGGATGAGCCTCAGacggaataaaaaaataaatggggatatatgtacaacaaaagaacaattggcttacttatatagcaaaagtcagttagcttaaatgctataaaatgctaacattatttttacaatgcttttaacaaatggttcagactcatattcccacaaaaaaacgactaaatatacctataaagtaaatgacgaatgcataaaaaaacattagcccaaacaaaaacttagcttactttggtcttaacatggagcagttggattcagccatgtgaaatgaggcagaccagagggcagtgtatccaccctaattaaGAAAACTAAatctaaacactttcaaaataaaccattacaacgccactttaattaaacgaatactcgaagcaacaaaatttaatttgaatatttttttctaatcgaatactcgagttaatcgattaatcgttgcagctctaaTAAATAGTCATGCATACAGGTcaaccgatatgggattttcaaatgctgat
This Corythoichthys intestinalis isolate RoL2023-P3 chromosome 11, ASM3026506v1, whole genome shotgun sequence DNA region includes the following protein-coding sequences:
- the LOC130923990 gene encoding serine/threonine-protein phosphatase 2A catalytic subunit beta isoform-like, coding for MDDMSVNKELDMWIEQLYECRQLKENQVQELCERAKEILRKESNVLELSCPVTVCGDVHGQFYDLMELFKIGGKPPDTNYLFMGDYVDRGYYSVETVTLLVCLKVRFRERITILRGNHETRQLTHVYGFYDECLMKYGNSNVWKYFTDLFDYLPLTALVDNQILCLHGGLSPSIVTLENIRAIDRLQEVPHEGPMCDLLWSDPDDHYGWDISLRGAGYTFGQDISETFNHANSLTLISRAHQLEMEGFSWCHDKNVVTIFSAPNYCYRCGNKAAIMELEDTLKCSFQQFDPAPRKQKPHFSWPSPDYLL